The following coding sequences lie in one Caretta caretta isolate rCarCar2 chromosome 28, rCarCar1.hap1, whole genome shotgun sequence genomic window:
- the NEURL4 gene encoding LOW QUALITY PROTEIN: neuralized-like protein 4 (The sequence of the model RefSeq protein was modified relative to this genomic sequence to represent the inferred CDS: deleted 1 base in 1 codon), producing MSGPGGELHPRTGKLVTLSQGGRSAARSQPGQEFNHGLVLSREPLRPGRVFAVRIDRKVNSWSGSIEIGVTALDPDHLDFPSSATGLKGGSWIVSGCSVLRDGRSILEEYGQDLDQLGEGDRVGIQRTADGELRLWVNGQDCGVAATGIPPRVWAVVDLYGKCTQVTVVPGEPEEAEDSAAGDEALALALPHNQSRPDKFPNSLESENGLSSMELSEVVSNAILSAYNGSLLSVSLSSPPAGEGPPGGGGGGAVPLTSNDALLFHEKCGTLIKLSNNNKTAERRRPLDEFNNGVVMTNRPLRDNEMFEIRIDKLVDKWSGSIEIGVTTHNPNSLEYPATMTNLRSGTIMMSGCGILTNGKGTRREYCEFSLDELQEGDHIGLTRKSNNALHFYINGIDQGVATTLTPLVVYGVVDLYGMAVKVTIVHNHNHSDRLRRNNAIMRALSPDVGRRALEAGGVGEPEPERLLFHTNCGQKAAIVNDGRTALRPHATDDFNHGVVLSNRALRNNEVFQVRIDKMVDKWAGSIEIGVTTHNPTYLQLPSTMTNLRSGTWMMTGNGVMHNGTTILDEYGHNLDRLKAGDTVGVVRKEDGTLHFFVNGVAQGPAAWNVPPNVYAVVDLYGQAAQATILDDTDLLPLPDDLSEGNNQLSPSSPSSVASVSDLRFHQLHGTNAVITNGGRTALRQNCRSEFNDAIVISNRALRDGELFEIVIQKMVDRWSGSIEAGVTAIRPEDLEFPNTMTDIDYDTWMLSGTAIMQDGNTMRNNYGCDLDSLTTGSRIGMMRTAKGDLHYFINGVDQGVACSGLPPAKEVYAVVDLYGQCVQVSITSATGPMDNSLSTSNVTEKSFPIHSPVPGVAHRFHSSCGKNVAFQDDGCRAMRVAGYCHGIVFSMKELKADEVFEVKIEELDEKWSGSFHVGLTTLLPSEVPYAATGLPASLLELHSKATWLVAGSEVRRNGQLQKQNYGCSLERLGVGNRVGVKRCADDTMHILVDGEDMGPATTGVAKNVYVVLDLYGRITAVSIVSSTVLEESDGTKPPSVASETYSEEEEEEEPTPCENEAPMPPAAMEFLENHGKNILLSNGNLTATRVASYNQGIVVIAQPLPQGQLFQVQIDFLNPQWTSSLSLGVIGTSPERLNFPATACSLKRSAWLLQRDSVFHNSLKICENYGPNLDTCPEGTVLGLLVDSSSCLHVYVNGMDQGVAAQDIPTPCYVLVDLYGQCEQVTIVTNDTPALGGESADPHAQADMEKADMVDGIKESVCWTPPVDMNTMKTCEYHALCARFKDLLLLPDDYFAEDPKFSLCYCESCHKLRGDEAYYKRGEPPRDYALPFGWCRFNLRVNPQLEVASTCKKWHMAYHGTSVGAVRRMLDQGELGAGSASILSCRPAKADPQGGGYHEPENSSPDRGAEPQRVLLSPTLRYAGLEAFATKVQFRDPKSQRQHGAQVAFQVCVRPGSYKPGPPSAGAPEPPDPRFSAAELEWVTKEKGATVLYGLLVRVE from the exons ATGTCGGGCCCGGGCGGGGAGCTGCACCCGCGCACGGGGAAGCTGGTGACGCTCTCGCAGGGGGGCCGCAGCGCCGCGCGCTCCCAGCCGGGCCAGGAGTTCAACCACGGGCTGGTGCTGAGCCGCGAGCCGCTGCGGCCCGGCCGCGTCTTCGCCGTGCGCATCGACCGCAAG gtgAACTCGTGGAGCGGCTCCATCGAGATCGGGGTGACGGCGCTGGACCCCGACCACCTGGACTTCCCCAGCAGCGCCACGGGGCTGAAGGGCGGCTCGTGGATCGTCTCGGGCTGCTCGGTGCTGCGGGACGGGCGCTCCATCCTCGAGGAGTACGGCCAGGACCTGGACCAGCTGGGCGAGGGCGACCGGGTGGGCATCCAGCGCACGGCCGACGGGGAGCTGCGCCTGTGGGTCAACGGGCAGGACTGCGGCGTGGCCGCCACCGGCATCCCGCCCCGCGTCTGGGCCGTGGTGGATCTCTACGGCAAGTGCACGCAGGTCACTGTCGTGCCCGGCGAGCCGGAAGAGGCCGAGGACAGCGCGGCAGGAGATGAAG ccttggccctggccctgccccataaCCAGAGCCGCCCGGATAAATTCCCGAACAGCCTGGAGTCTGAGAACG gctTGTCCAGCATGGAGCTGTCGGAGGTGGTGAGCAACGCCATCCTGTCGGCCTACAACGGCAGCTTGCTGAGCGTCAGCCTGAGCAGCCCCCCGGCAGGTGAGGGGCccccgggcggggggggcggtGGTGCCGTCCCCCTCACCTCCAACGACGCCCTGCTCTTCCACGAGAAGTGCGGGACCCTCATCAAGCTCAGCAACAACAACAAGACGGCCGAGCGGCGCCGCCCCCTGGACGAGTTCAACAACGGCGTGGTCATGACCAACCGGCCGCTGCGGGACAACGAGATGTttgag ATCCGCATCGACAAGCTGGTGGACAAGTGGTCGGGCTCCATCGAAATCGGGGTTACGACCCACAACCCCAACAGCCTGGAGTACCCCGCCACCATGACCAACCTGCGCTCCG GCACCATCATGATGAGCGGCTGTGGGATCTTGACCAACGGCAAAGGGACACGCCGGGAATACTGCGAATTCAGCCTGGACGAGCTGCAG GAGGGGGATCACATTGGCCTGACGCGGAAATCCAACAATGCCCTGCACTTCTACATCAACGGCATTGACCAAG GCGTGGCTACCACCCTGACCCCGCTGGTGGTGTACGGCGTGGTGGATCTCTACGGCATGGCGGTGAAGGTCACCATCGTCCACAACCACAACCACAGCGACCGGCTTCGGCGCAACAATGCCATCATGAGGGCGCTGTCCCCGGATGTGGGGCGCCGTGCCCTGGAGGCCGGGGGGGTGGGCGAACCTGAGCCAGAGCGGCTGCTTTTCCACACCAACTGTGGCCAGAAGGCGGCCATCGTCAACGACGGGCGCACGGCCCTCCGCCCGCA TGCCACGGACGACTTCAACCACGGTGTCGTCCTCAGCAACCGGGCCCTGCGCAACAACGAGGTCTTCCAGGTGCGGATCGATAAGATGGTGGACAAGTGGGCAGGCTCCATCGAGATCGGGGTGACCACGCACAACCCCACCTACCTGCAGCTGCCCTCCACCATGACCAACCTGCGCTCAG gcaCCTGGATGATGACGGGCAACGGAGTCATGCACAACGGCACCACCATCCTGGATGAATACGGGCACAATCTGGACCGGCTCAAG gcGGGCGACACAGTGGGCGTGGTCCGCAAGGAGGACGGGACTCTGCATTTCTTCGTCAACGGGGTGGCACAGGGGCCGGCTGCCTGGAATGTGCCACCCAACGTCTACGCCGTGGTGGATCTGTACGGGCAGGCGGCGCAGGCCACCATCCTCGACGACACGG atctccTCCCGCTGCCCGACGACCTGTCGGAGGGCAACAACCAGCTGTCGCCCAGCAGCCCCTCGTCCGTGGCCTCGGTGAGCGACCTGCGCTTCCACCAGCTGCACGGCACCAACGCGGTGATCACCAACGGCGGGCGCACGGCCCTGCGCCAGAACTGCCGTAGCGAGTTCAACGACGCCATCGTCATCTCCAACCG GGCCCTCCGGGACGGCGAACTCTTTGAGATAGTCATTCAGAAGATGGTGGATCGCTGGTCCGGTTCTATAGAGGCAG GGGTCACGGCCATCCGGCCTGAAGACTTGGAGTTCCCCAACACCATGACGGACATCGACTACGACACCTGGATGCTCAG cgGCACGGCCATCATGCAGGATGGCAACACCATGCGCAACAACTACGGCTGCGACCTGGACTCGCTGACCACCGGCTCCCGCATCGGCATGATGCGCACGGCCAAGGGAGACCTGCACTACTTCATCAACGGCGTGGACCAGGGCGTGGCCTGCTCCGGCCTCCCCCCTGCCAAgg AGGTGTACGCCGTGGTGGATCTGTACGGCCAGTGCGTCCAGGTGTCCATCACCAGCGCCACGGGCCCCATGGACAACAGCCTGTCGACCAGCAACGTCACCGAGAAATCCTTCCCCATCCACTCGCCAG tgccGGGCGTGGCTCACCGCTTCCACAGCAGCTGCGGGAAGAACGTGGCCTTCCAGGACGACGGGTGCCGGGCCATGCGTGTGGCCGGCTACTGCCACGGGATCGTCTTCAGCATGAAGGAGCTGAAGGCTGACGAGGTCTTTGAG GTGAAGATCGAGGAGCTGGACGAGAAGTGGTCGGGCTCCTTCCACGTGGGGCTGACCACGCTGCTGCCCTCCGAGGTGCCCTATGCGGCCACGGGGCTGCCGGcctccctgctggagctgcactCCAAGGCCACCTGGCTGGTGGCCGGCTCCGAGGTGCGGCGCAACGGCCAGCTGCAGAAACAGAACTATGGCTGCTCgctggagaggctgggg GTGGGGAACCGCGTGGGGGTGAAGCGCTGTGCGGACGACACCATGCACATCCTGGTGGACGGCGAGGACATGGGGCCGGCCACCACCGGCGTGGCCAAG AACGTCTATGTGGTGCTGGATCTGTACGGCCGCATCACCGCAGTCTCCATCGTCAGCTCCACGGTGCTGGAGGAGTCGGACGGCACCAAGCCGCCGTCTGTCGCCTCTGAGACGTACagcgaggaagaggaggaggaggagcccacGCCT TGTGAGAACGAGGCCCCCATGCCGCCGGCCGCCATGGAGTTCCTGGAGAACCACGGCAAGAACATTCTGCTGTCCAACGGCAACCTGACGGCCACCCGCGTGGCCAGCTATAACCAGGGCATCGTGGTCAtcgcccagcccctgccccagggccagctgtTCCAG GTTCAGATCGACTTCCTGAACCCCCAGTGGACGTCGTCCCTGTCCCTGGGTGTCATTGGCACCTCGCCCGAGCGCCTCAACTTCCCCGCCACGGCCTGCTCCCTCAAGCGCTCCGCCTGGCTCCTGCAGCGTGACTCCGTCTTCCACAACTCGCTCAAG atctgTGAGAACTACGGGCCCAATCTGGACACGTGCCCCGAGGGGACGGTGCTGGGACTCTTGGTGGACTCGAGCAGCTGCCTCCACGTCTACGTCAACGGGATGGACCAGGGGGTGGCCGCCCAggacatccccaccccctgctacGTGCTCGTCGACCTCTACGGGCAGTGCGAGCAG GTTACCATAGTAACGAACGACACcccggcgctgggaggggagagcGCGGACCCCCACGCCCAGGCAGACATGGAGAAGGCGGACATGGTGGATG GCATTAAGGAGAGTGTGTGCTGGACGCCCCCCGTGGACATGAACACCATGAAGACCTGCGAGTACCACGCCCTCTGCGCCCGCTTCAAGGATCTCCTCCTGCTGCCAG atgACTACTTCGCGGAAGATCCTAAATTCAGCCTCTGCTACTGTGAGTCATGCCACAAGCTGCGGGGGGACGAGGCCTATTACAAGCGGGGGGAGCCCCCCCGGGACTACGCCCTGCCCTTCGGATGGTGCCGTTTCAACCTCAG GGTGAACCCCCAGCTGGAGGTGGCCAGCACCTGTAAGAAGTGGCACATGGCTTATCACGGCACAAGTGTAGGCGCCGTCCGGAGGATGCtggaccaaggggagttgggagCAG gcaGTGCGTCCATCCTGAGCTGCCGGCCTGCCAAGGCGGACCCCCAGGGCGGGGGCTACCATGAGCCCGAGAACAGCTCCCCGGATCGG GGGGCCGAGCCCCAACGTGTC